The following coding sequences are from one Brienomyrus brachyistius isolate T26 chromosome 2, BBRACH_0.4, whole genome shotgun sequence window:
- the LOC125715228 gene encoding uncharacterized protein LOC125715228, which produces MAPGVAPEPNCATQICCKTGSTYLPYLNITGYLSISSGSHNLTAWYKLKDIPDATQGKLYPMHKQNNNGLDPKKCYNTRDLEPAKYWCTHSITHNTTSIHYTELFFNLTAPPGKISKPKIFIWTSRREGTYCVGQCQSSRIDYTSPQNCSWTAHHCFNLTTCGYHKPNRCPTVYPAPPGGLIKGNLNKTLIHDVNLVMAHVTYNISNLLPLYLKHCNGEDKTYTWLQTRLEDLVSDYKSRLAIQVSYKRPKRDLVADITGLFGSGNSIINSYRIAGQSQYTTWVANKVATGVQHLSNSNENLIKAVKSEAQTLLTISEALFNQTQFLERDIACRAYAQDLFTAARQEILDLRLRKTPRHALKDLIGKLELEKWLKSDIRGTLKYSELLTSLMMHTGTECVGCIGFFVTFPLSNPDQVYPNSTTIRSLGTVMKDQVIKWDHRMGYMTLRGTETLFTTRPCCHETTHHIICTCNTLQPFSHNDTKLINIHSLHGHAEAVQVSHTQWCVVSEMDSFSYGGLTCPANHTFCLEVTEDFTMGHINILGRVPLDVDVSPWWDDTFYEEGTRTMADTMDLVQQVIRQIDYHLHQAQVQANLAKKTVHILTSASTRSAQYIYSWWDWMFRICVIASGCIFIITILQFCYLRHHIQVLKTSTKNAFILSPLQVQPVQRLETSET; this is translated from the coding sequence ATGGCCCCCGGAGTAGCTCCGGAACCAAATTGTGCCAcacagatttgctgtaagacagGATCCACCTATCTTCCCTATTTAAATATAACTGGATACCTCAGCATCTCTTCAGGATCCCATAATCTCACAGCCTGGTATAAACTTAAGGATATACCAGACGCAACCCAGGGAAAGTTATATCCCATGCATAAACAGAATAACAATGGGCTAGACCCGAAGAAGTGTTATAACACCCGGGATCTAGAACCTGCAAAGTATTGGTGCACACACTCAATAACCCACAACACCACCAGTATACATTACACAGAGTTGTTCTTCAATCTAACTGCCCCTCCAGGGAAGATCAGCAAACCCAAGATCTTCATATGGACCAGCCGGAGAGAAGGGACTTACTGTGTGGGGCAGTGCCAAAGCAGCAGGATTGACTACACCAGCCCTCAGAACTGCTCATGGACAGCACATCACTGCTTCAACCTCACCACATGTGGGTACCATAAGCCCAACCGATGCCCTACGGTATATCCTGCTCCTCCCGGCGGACTTATCAAAGGCAACCTAAACAAAACTTTAATACATGATGTTAATTTAGTAATGGCACATGTAACGTATAATATTTCGAATCTGTTACCTCTATATCTAAAACATTGTAATGGCGAAGATAAGACATATACCTGGTTACAAACGCGACTCGAGGACTTAGTCTCTGATTACAAGAGCCGGCTTGCTATTCAAGTATCGTATAAACGACCCAAACGAGATTTAGTTGCAGACATAACCGGACTGTTTGGGTCAGGGAATTCCATAATAAACAGTTACAGAATAGCAGGACAATCCCAGTATACAACCTGGGTGGCTAATAAAGTAGCCACCGGCGTCCAACATCTCTCAAATAGTAATGAGAATCTCATCAAAGCAGTAAAATCTGAAGCCCAAACCCTTCTAACAATTAGTGAGGCCCTCTTTAACCAGACACAATTCCTCGAGCGTGATATAGCCTGCCGCGCTTATGCGCAAGATCTGTTTACAGCAGCAAGACAGGAAATATTGGACCTACGTCTGAGAAAAACTCCAAGACATGCTCTTAAAGACCTGATTGGCAAACTTGAGTTAGAGAAATGGTTGAAATCAGATATAAGAGGAACTTTGAAATATTCTGAATTGCTAACCTCTTTAATGATGCATACGGGTACTGAATGCGTTGGTTGTATAGGATTCTTTGTAACCTTTCCTTTAAGTAATCCAGACCAGGTATATCCAAATTCGACCACCATACGATCCCTGGGAACTGTAATGAAAGACCAGGTAATTAAGTGGGACCATCGTATGGGATACATGACTCTGAGAGGGACTGAAACCCTATTTACCACTCGTCCCTGTTGCCACGAGACCACACATCATAtcatttgcacttgcaacaCACTTCAGCCCTTTTCACATAACGACACAAAACTCATCAATATACACTCTCTACATGGACATGCAGAAGCGGTTCAAGTCTCACATACACAATGGTGTGTTGTCAGTGAAATGGACTCATTCTCCTATGGAGGCCTTACCTGCCCTGCAAATCACACTTTCTGCCTGGAGGTAACCGAGGACTTCACCATGGGCCACATCAACATTTTGGGAAGAGTACCATTAGATGTTGATGTCTCTCCATGGTGGGATGACACCTTTTATGAAGAAGGCACTCGAACCATGGCCGATACCATGGATTTAGTTCAGCAAGTCATTCGACAGATTGACTACCACCTCCATCAGGCGCAGGTGCAGGCTAATTTAGCAAAGAAAACTGTACATATCTTGACCAGCGCATCCACCCGTTCAGCACAGTATATCTATTCATGGTGGGACTGGATGTTTCGGATATGTGTTATTGCCAGTGGCTGTATCTTCATCATTACAATACTCCAATTCTGCTACCTCCGACATCACATCCAGGTTCTCAAAACCTCTACCAAAAACGCCTTCATCCTTAGCCCTCTCCAGGTTCAACCCGTACAGAGGTTGGAGACTTCAGAGACCTAG